In the Ricinus communis isolate WT05 ecotype wild-type chromosome 3, ASM1957865v1, whole genome shotgun sequence genome, AGTAACAGGCAATTACATTGAATGACAGTAGGCCATGTTTGAAAGTGAAAGTAATACTCCTTTAAATATCAGTCGGCCACCTCCAAAATATCTCCCTAAACAAACATCACTgcaaaattaatattgtaatttctttataaGAATATGAGGAAAACGACGTCTGATCCCTCTTAAGATcgagaatttatttttataatttatacataaatatctatatattaatattcataatttagttttttccTACTggacaaaatataataatgattattattattatgatataaTTGGCAacatgattattattatttaattataatgtcAATCACAATATGTAATACATTAATGGAGTAATAGCCAAGATTATgtgtttatgatttttttttaataattgaatagtTTTGATCTTATTTCTCACAGCAGAGGGACCATTTAATCTCATGATAAGTTTGGCCGGCATTTAATTTCCATTTTGACTTTTGAGACGAACATTGGCGATTAAGACACTTTTAGCAAATTAAGTTATTTAACTCACAAATTACAATTAAGAACCATATgattttgaaaagattaaatatattcCTAATAATGTTAATTAGTTTCCATTATTCATTGCTGAATAGTCGCCTATgttatattttctctaattctattatttcacaagaaagaaaataaaattgcacAAGTTAGACGCCCAATTATATTATGAATCTgggtttttatttgaaatgaataaaattataaactgttattattattattaataattttattatatttcattcATGTCATGTGCTACCATggagtattaattttataatataaggctaaatgaattttttaatattgaaatttatttattaatttatattttttagaatatttaaatatttttaatatgttcacATGtactattataaatatttaaatgtttctaaaaaataaaatttaaatatttatttatttattaaattaaataaaaaaattaaaagtgtttaaaataattttaaaaattaaattaaatatttattagattaaattgaaattatcaTATGCATTGTGCCACGTTGTGAAGACGTAGGACAGGGTTTCTACTAGTTTCTGCTGTTATTTCTTGTCAGGCaagtgaataaataaagaaaaggatagTACTAATGGGTCCTGAGGGAGTCATGGCGCTTTCTTGGCTTTATTAAACCCGGTTTTAAATTACGGTTGgtaaaatcttttaagaaaattaatttcttttaaattttataaacatatttttaaagaaaaaaatcagtaaattaggaaaaataattataattcaataatagaaattctaaattataaagttggaattaaaagaaataaaaaaaaaatcagtctACTAAATTAGGAGAAAAAAACATCTAAATCCATTATTTTCACACCTAAAACTTGCTTTCAAAGAGAGGATAAGATAAGACCCCCTTTAGTTACAGCCACAATTAAGTTTTGTTTGATAATGAACAATAATTTCAATGTTTGAACACTTTTATCAAagataattaaagaatttgaaagaaaaaaagcagtATACAAAAATATCTGTGGGCTAATTACAGTAAACATATtactttaagaaaaattaatcaatgatGGCCACTAACAATCATCAACcgtatataataataattgatccGCCTAACATTGGTAGCGACTTGGCATTTGCCAAGTGGTGGAGGCTCTACAGTGTTGAGCTATTGCACATATGAAGTATCTTCTAACAAGAATTGCTACTTTTGGTCTTATCATGTCACACCCATCATGAAGTGGCTTCTTAAGTACACTGAGCAGGCTTGCCTAGTGTATGGTCCTCGGGGATGCCACCGTAGTGGTCCGGGTTGGGTTTCACCGAGGGATTaaagattttagatttaaatctTTGATTGAATCATATCTCCAGTCCAGAGGTCAATGTTCTGGTGACGGATTCAGACTCGATCCAAATTAGCTCTGGTTTTACAggagataaaaatttatatgatcACTTTTTATGAGAATTGTTTCCATAGATTGTCCTCTTACTTTTTAGGTGTTCaaaaaaacacaaataaagaaaaccaGAGCATGTTACAGTAGGCTGAGTCGTGTCATGTCATGTAATGGAAATATATTAGCAGCATTTATGTTAAACTTTTGCCCACTTCACCAGCCAAGAACTTTTGGAATCTTCCACTCACTTCAATTACACTGTATCCAGCAGTTTTAACAATGCCTGTGCTGTTCATCATCTCCCTCCATCTGTTTGCTTCTTCCCAATTACCACACGATGCATACAAGTTTGAGAACATCATCAGCTCACCATCACTAAGGTAATGAGCTTTGGAACAAACTAGCTCTATCACTCTTTCACCAGTCTCAAGATCCTGATAAATTATACAGGCACTAAGCAAAGCACCTAGGATGGATTCTCCTGGTTCAAATGGCATAGTTTCAATTACCTGAAGTGCAAGAGCAAGATGCCCACTCCTGCCAAGAAGGTTAACCATGCATCCATAGTGCTCCAACTTGGGGGATATTCCAAAGTCCTCTTGCATGGATACAAACAATTGACAGCCCTCTTGCACCAAACCTGAATGGCTGCAAGCATTAATTATACCAATGAAGGTAATATCATCAGGTTGTATATGGTTTTTCCTCATCTTCCCAAATACTTTGAGAGCAGCATAGCCATGACCATGAAGTGCAAGCGCAGAGATCAAGGCGTTCCAGCAATAGATATCTTTAACTTGGGATTTACAAAACACATGTAAACCTTGTTCTATGCTTCCACATTTAGAATACATATCAATTAAAGCTGTTGTGACATGGGGACTTGATACAAGCCCATTATCAATAGCatatatatggattttaatTCCTGTTCCCAATGATCCCAAATGGCCACAGGTAGATAAAACACTAGTCACTGTAAGATAATCAGGTATGTAATTTGCGGTCTTCATTTCTTCGaacaaatcaagaaccatACCAAAATGTTCACTTTGTAAACATCCTGTTATCATGGTATTCCAAGTAACAGTATTTTTTACTGGCATTTCTCTAAACAATGCAAGACCCTTCTCCATATCTCCAGCTCTGATATACGCTGATATCATTGAGTTCCAAGAAACAAAATCTCTCACTTCCATTGAATCAAAGATACTCCTAGCCAGCATTGCTTCTCCTCTGGTTGAATACCCagaaatcataatattaaaagatgaGATGTCCTTTAAAGGCATCGAATTGAACAAATTAGAAGCATAATCCATCTGGGCATTAGAAGCATATGCGTCTAACATAGAATTCCAAGCAATCAAGTCTTTCACAGGCATAATCTCAAACACTTTAAAAGCATCACCAATGCAATGAAGATTTCCGTACATGTTAACCAGAGCAGTTTGGACAAAAGCATGGGCACAAAAACCAGTCTTTATGGTCTGGCCATGAAGAGCAAACCCAATTTTAGAGGCACAAATCCTCCCAGCTGCTTTGAGTAAAATAGGAAATGTATAGTTATCAGCATGAAAGCCAAGTTCTTGAACTTTCAAATAAGTCAAAATAGCTTGTGCGCCATTACCCATATGCATTTGCTTCCTGATAATCTCATTCCATTTCTTAACTTCTGAGGAAGGCAAGAAGTAGTTGCAGGCTAAAAGTGGCATTTCTATGCTTTCCAAAAAGTAATCCCCTTCTTGTCTTCTCCTAGCTTATATATCTGTGTCTGAATCCAGTTgcagaagaaaaggagatttGTAGCTTTGTACTTGCAAAATAAGTCATTATGGAAAAAGCCtagaaaatattcttttaaggATAAGATGAAAgctaaagaacaaaaaagacaTCATCTATAAGAAAATTGGGTCTCTGATGGCAAAAATTCCATCTTTCCTGCATCACAATTTACAATCTAATATAATAACCGGAAAACCACAGCAGAGGCACATCTTTGTTTGTCTAGATGACAGGTATATCTGCGACCTGTGGTTTGAGAACCTGTCTtgtctttttaatatttagatgTGTTGGTCACCCTCCCTTCAGTTCAGAGCTAGgatgataaaaataaaccGAACATCTAAACATTGTTGGGTGACATTAGACTTTCTGTAGAATCACAAAAAATGATCCATTTTTACTCTTAACCCACAAAACAGGAAGTAGCAAAGTTTCTATTTGGATATCACATATACATCGGGaggaaataattaaatgattcGATTAGCACCAATTTCACCCCGAtttcttcaattctttcaaaataataatatctcctttcaaaataataataataatatcaattaagattctattttatttttgattcttatatatttctttattgctaattttaaagtttatagTCTCTAGCCAAATAGAAAATACCcgattgatattattattatagttttgtttgattgtagaatttcaaaatctataaacttaatttgatttatgaatgCTGAGTTTATAGATAGTCTCACTTTCATTAAGGTTTTAAgtgtatataattttttaaaaatttatacttaaagtaaataatttatttaaaataataagtttagaTTTTAGAGgctaaattttctaatatttttaaaatgataaatctataataaattcgattattatttgaaatttctcAAGCtgagttattttaattaagaaattttgagGTGGCTTTTTGGTTGGCTTAGTGTTTTGATGGCCGTTGCGCTGTGTGtatcagaaaataattacTCTGGATTCTCGTAACCATTATCGCTAAACCATGTGGAATATTTCTGTCCACTAAACAAATCTCATTTAAGTCAAAGTTGCAGTCTTTTTCCAGTTACTAATAGCTTCTCGAAAGCACTTTGGAACCTCCAGAACCAGAAATCACTCCAAGCAAGACTCACAACATGGCTTCTGTCCCCCTCTCTTCGCCTTTTCAGAGTTTAACCCACTTCAAAATTAATCCCAATTCTGTTTATTCCTCTCCTTCCATGGCTTTCTTTGTTCCATCAGTCAAATCCTCACTCGGGTCCTCTAAATCAGCTTTTTTACAACATGGGTTCTCTTTGCAATTGGCAACTTCTTCTGGGTTCTTCTCAAAGGCTCGATCTTTTTGTGTTTCTGCAAGAGCAGCTACTGAGAAATCTATCCATGAGTACACTGTAAAGGTATGCTTTTTATTCTTCAATTACTATCTGTTTtgtcctttttttcttttcctttttcttttgtagttATCTATACAAATTAggtatcttatttttaattttttgtatttctttatatatattgtatgGTAGAGAATGTTTACTATTGGATCTTAAGTCCTATCTTATTTGTTGTTgattctttgtttttcttccaTTTGCAAAATGGTCTTTTTATGCTTacaataaatgaaattttcaTGCTCTCGTAAGACGCAATTGGCAATGGACTGCAGCATGAGGAATAACTTTTCACTTGCACAATACAGGACATTGATGGGAAAGACGTACCGCTCAGCAAATTTAAAGGGAAAGCTTTATTGATTGTCAATGTTGCTTCAAAAtggtaataattttaagaatactTCTGTCtctgaaataaataattgtacatttcaagtttttttttcttttataatcaATATTGGACTCCTGAGATCTTATTGGAAATTTTGCTTGGCACTTTAGTGGTTTGACATCCTCAAATTACACAGAACTCTCACATCTTTATGAGAAGTACAAGACTCAAGGTAAGCGAAATTCTAAGAAGGGAACACCTAGAAGTCGTTGTAATTATTGTAACTGGTATTTTTTCTggagattttctttttgcccAGTTAAGTTCCTTGCAAGGGGACTATTTATGCTTTGAATTAGTGTCGCTTTGTAGTTTGGCATCTGCTTCTTTCCCTTATCAATCTGAGCACCTTACGGTTAGCATCTCGTAACTTTCATAAGATCTGAATCAAAAGCTTCAAATGAAAGTATTGAAATAGAGGATTCTATTAGTGTATTGGGAGCTTGGTACTCAAACTGAGAAAAACAAACAAGTTTTTCTCTACTCATTCAtgtttaaaatcaatttatgtGATTTCCTCTtgacattttaaaaaataaataggcAATCTGATGTTAACATCTGCACCCAACTTTAGTATATCCTTTGCATATGCATGTGATATCCTCCAAACTGTAGATAGTGAAAATATGCAAGATATGGCTGGCTTCTAGCCTTTTCAAAATTACAGCAATTGTCATCATTGTCACATTGAGAAACAAGTAatgatttaataaaactatGCAGTACAGGACTCCAGATTATTGATATTCAGGTATCTTGTATAGTTCACTTAAGCTATTGACGTTtccataatttttttgaaacatCTTAAAGGCTTCTAAGAGAATATTCgttttcttattaattgtGTGATTTACACCTCAGGATTTGAAATTCTAGCTTTCCCTTGCAATCAATTTGGAGGGCAAGAGCCCGGGTCAAATCCTGAGATAAAAAATTTTGCTTGTACCAGATACAAAGCAGAATTTCCGATATTCGATAAGGTATGTACTGTGTAGTAGAACTCcctttctttctaaattctGATATAAGTATTGTAGAGAAGAACTAGTCAAATACTGGTGATTATGGATAACAGGTGGATGTGAATGGACCAAATACAGCTCCAGTTTATCAATTTCTCAAGTCAAGTGCTGGAGGATTTTTAGGTGACCTGATCAAATGGAACTTTGAGAAGTTCTTGGTGGACAAGAATGGTAAGGTCGTGGAGAGATATCCACCGACAACATCGCCTTTCCaaatagaggtatatttctttttttactttaaaaatttggACATCTTTGGCACATTGGTTCCTCTGAATTACCATGAACAGTATGAAGGGGTGATGCCTTTGTGGTCAGGATGCAGGTAGAATCAGACACTGATGAATAGAAACACAAGATCTACATATGAGCTTGCCATGCATTACAAGAAAAAATGTCTTTTGCAAGTTAAGCAAGAAACAGcttctaaaaaataaactttatgaTATCATTAATCAAATTCTCCCCTTCTACAGAAGGACATTCAGAAGCTTGTTGCGGCATAAATGCTGTTGAGACTTGAAGCTGTTGTTAGATTGGCTGAAGaggataataaaataactcgATGTATGTAAATCTCTGCGCTAGGCGTCACAGTCTACAAGTTTCTTTCTGTAATAGAGTTCTTacataactttttttttttaaccttcTTAAATAACTAGAGGAATTGAGAAACTATTTGTGCTTGTGTTGTTTGTTCATCATTAtatcatttcttcttcttcttcttttggcGCTGGAAATAGTAACATCATTGTAATACTGATAAAGAAGCATTCAAGATTCTGAAAGTCAGCAGGCCTGCGTTATATATCTTTCTGAATTCTAACAAAGTTATTCGGTTCCTCCTGTTAACATAAATGGCTTACTCTATCTTACGGATTGAGCCGAACTGTGCATCTTGGTAGACGTATCACTCAATTGAGGCATTTTCTTCTTGATCAAGGAAACATTATATCAACCAATTGATATTAGTAATGTTAAATAGCATGCAAACTTTATAGAACATGAAATTACAAAGTTGGGGCAAAAAGTTTACCGTTGgataactaaatttatttagaattccTGCTTGTGGAGTGAATGCGTGGTGAAAGCAGGGCAAATGGACAccattagtattttaattagttagtcaatgaattaattaattactaattggCATTACAGTTACtgaagtttaaattattaaaacttagTGACCTGCCAATGATTTTCTTTGTAATACTAATCAGAAA is a window encoding:
- the LOC8274172 gene encoding phospholipid hydroperoxide glutathione peroxidase 1, chloroplastic isoform X3 → MASVPLSSPFQSLTHFKINPNSVYSSPSMAFFVPSVKSSLGSSKSAFLQHGFSLQLATSSGFFSKARSFCVSARAATEKSIHEYTVKDIDGKDVPLSKFKGKALLIVNVASKCGLTSSNYTELSHLYEKYKTQGFEILAFPCNQFGGQEPGSNPEIKNFACTRYKAEFPIFDKVDVNGPNTAPVYQFLKSSAGGFLGDLIKWNFEKFLVDKNGKVVERYPPTTSPFQIEVESDTDE
- the LOC8274173 gene encoding pentatricopeptide repeat-containing protein At2g45350, chloroplastic, which produces MPLLACNYFLPSSEVKKWNEIIRKQMHMGNGAQAILTYLKVQELGFHADNYTFPILLKAAGRICASKIGFALHGQTIKTGFCAHAFVQTALVNMYGNLHCIGDAFKVFEIMPVKDLIAWNSMLDAYASNAQMDYASNLFNSMPLKDISSFNIMISGYSTRGEAMLARSIFDSMEVRDFVSWNSMISAYIRAGDMEKGLALFREMPVKNTVTWNTMITGCLQSEHFGMVLDLFEEMKTANYIPDYLTVTSVLSTCGHLGSLGTGIKIHIYAIDNGLVSSPHVTTALIDMYSKCGSIEQGLHVFCKSQVKDIYCWNALISALALHGHGYAALKVFGKMRKNHIQPDDITFIGIINACSHSGLVQEGCQLFVSMQEDFGISPKLEHYGCMVNLLGRSGHLALALQVIETMPFEPGESILGALLSACIIYQDLETGERVIELVCSKAHYLSDGELMMFSNLYASCGNWEEANRWREMMNSTGIVKTAGYSVIEVSGRFQKFLAGEVGKSLT
- the LOC8274172 gene encoding phospholipid hydroperoxide glutathione peroxidase 1, chloroplastic isoform X2 → MASVPLSSPFQSLTHFKINPNSVYSSPSMAFFVPSVKSSLGSSKSAFLQHGFSLQLATSSGFFSKARSFCVSARAATEKSIHEYTVKDIDGKDVPLSKFKGKALLIVNVASKCGLTSSNYTELSHLYEKYKTQGFEILAFPCNQFGGQEPGSNPEIKNFACTRYKAEFPIFDKVDVNGPNTAPVYQFLKSSAGGFLGDLIKWNFEKFLVDKNGKVVERYPPTTSPFQIEDAGRIRH
- the LOC8274172 gene encoding phospholipid hydroperoxide glutathione peroxidase 1, chloroplastic isoform X1 — its product is MASVPLSSPFQSLTHFKINPNSVYSSPSMAFFVPSVKSSLGSSKSAFLQHGFSLQLATSSGFFSKARSFCVSARAATEKSIHEYTVKDIDGKDVPLSKFKGKALLIVNVASKCGLTSSNYTELSHLYEKYKTQGFEILAFPCNQFGGQEPGSNPEIKNFACTRYKAEFPIFDKVDVNGPNTAPVYQFLKSSAGGFLGDLIKWNFEKFLVDKNGKVVERYPPTTSPFQIEKDIQKLVAA